The proteins below come from a single Acidimicrobiales bacterium genomic window:
- the pafA gene encoding Pup--protein ligase — MERRIFGLENEYGVTCTLRGQRRLSPDEVARYLFRRVVSWGRSSNVFLENGARLYLDVGSHPEYATPECDSISDLVAHDKAGERILEHLLLSAEQRLREEGIRGVIYLFKNNTDSAGNSYGCHENYLTSRRDDFGHYAEVLIPFFVTRQIYAGAGKVLQTARGAMFCISQRAEHIWEGVSSATTRSRPIINTRDEPHADAERFRRLHVIVGDSNMSEYSTFLKVGATSILLRMLEDPAAVLRDMTLENPIRAIREISHDTSCRRRVRLANGREASALDIQGEYLMRARRYAEQKGLDPLEEQALEMWEHCLEGIEKDPFTLDRECDWVIKHRLIERYRERHGLSLSHPRVALLDLQYHDVSRERGLFYRLQSRGEVDRTCTEDAIEAAIDRPPQTTRARLRGEFIKKAKDRRRDFTVDWVHLKLNDQAQRTVLLKDPFRARDERVEKLIDGL, encoded by the coding sequence ATGGAGCGGCGCATCTTCGGGCTCGAGAACGAGTACGGCGTCACCTGCACCCTACGCGGGCAGCGGAGGCTGAGCCCCGACGAGGTCGCCCGCTACCTCTTTCGGCGAGTCGTCAGCTGGGGCCGATCCAGCAACGTCTTCCTCGAGAACGGTGCCCGCCTGTACCTCGATGTCGGCAGCCATCCGGAGTACGCCACGCCGGAGTGCGACTCGATCTCCGACCTCGTCGCCCACGACAAGGCCGGTGAGCGGATCCTCGAGCACCTGCTCCTGTCCGCCGAGCAGCGTCTCCGGGAGGAGGGCATCCGCGGCGTCATCTACCTGTTCAAGAACAACACCGACTCGGCCGGGAACTCCTACGGCTGCCACGAGAACTACCTGACGAGTCGCAGGGACGACTTCGGCCACTACGCCGAGGTGCTGATCCCGTTCTTCGTCACCCGTCAGATCTACGCCGGGGCGGGCAAGGTGCTCCAGACGGCCCGCGGAGCAATGTTCTGCATCAGCCAGCGGGCGGAGCACATCTGGGAAGGAGTCTCCTCGGCGACGACCAGGAGCCGGCCGATCATCAACACGAGGGACGAGCCGCACGCCGACGCCGAGCGCTTCCGACGCCTCCACGTGATCGTCGGTGACTCGAACATGAGCGAGTACTCCACCTTCCTCAAAGTGGGAGCCACCAGCATCCTGCTCCGCATGCTCGAGGACCCCGCCGCGGTGCTCCGCGACATGACCCTGGAGAACCCCATCCGGGCCATTCGCGAGATCAGCCACGACACCTCGTGCCGGCGCCGCGTGCGTCTGGCCAACGGCAGGGAGGCCAGCGCCCTCGACATCCAGGGGGAGTACCTGATGAGGGCGCGCCGCTACGCGGAGCAGAAGGGGCTCGACCCCCTCGAGGAGCAGGCCCTGGAGATGTGGGAGCACTGCCTCGAGGGCATCGAGAAGGATCCCTTCACGCTCGACCGCGAGTGTGACTGGGTGATCAAGCACCGCCTGATCGAGCGCTACCGCGAACGGCACGGCCTGTCGCTGTCGCACCCCCGGGTAGCGCTGCTCGATCTCCAGTACCACGACGTGAGCCGGGAGCGGGGCCTGTTCTACCGCCTCCAGAGCCGGGGCGAGGTCGATCGGACCTGCACCGAGGACGCCATCGAGGCGGCGATCGACCGGCCGCCGCAGACAACGAGAGCGCGACTGAGGGGGGAGTTCATCAAGAAGGCCAAGGACCGCCGGCGGGACTTCACCGTCGACTGGGTCCACCTCAAGCTCAACGACCAGGCTCAGCGCACCGTGTTGCTCAAGGATCCGTTCCGTGCGCGCGACGAGCGGGTCGAGAAGCTCATCGACGGACTGTGA